The genomic segment GCGGGAACGGTTTCCGGGGGTGAGGATCGAGACGGTGAGGTTGGCGGGGGTGCCGCCCTTCGTGCCGCAAGCGGACTCGGATGCGGAGGCGCTGCTCAAGCGGTTGCTGGGCACGAACGAGGCCGGTGCGGTGTCGTTCGGAACCGAGGCGGGCGTGTTTCAGCAGGGGGGCATGTCGGTCGTGATCTGCGGGCCTGGGGACATTGCGCAGGCTCACCAGGCCGACGAATTCGTGGAAGTTTCGCAGCTCAAGGCCTGCGAGGCGTTGCTGGACCGGCTGGCGGAGTGGCTGTGCCAGGACGCCTGACCATGACGGGCCGGCGATGCGGGTGTCGGCGTTCGGAGCGCTGTTCCGGGCTGTCGCGGGCGGGGTGTGCCGGGCGGGGGATTTCGTCTCATTTCAGCCAGTTTTTTAACCGATCAAGGGCCTTGACTTTTTTATGACGTCAGTTTCATAATTTGAGTCATGACGGGTGTTCGATACGAGATTTGCCAGGGCCCGCGGACGGAGCATGGCGATACGGTGTCCGGCAGCGGAAGGGGGAAGCGCCCCTTGGCGGATGCAGGGCAAAACGGGGAGACAAGACATGAGCAATGAACAGACCCCCTCGCGTGTCGCGATCGTTACGGGCGCGGGTCGAGGGCTGGGCCGGGCCTATGCAATGGCGCTTGCACAGGATGGCGTGGCCGTCGTGGTGAACGACCTTGGCGGGGCGCTGGACGGCAGCGGCAAGGATTCGGGCCCCGCCGCCGAGGTGGTGGCCGAGATCGAGGCGGCCGGCGGGCAGGCCGTGGCCAGCCATCACGACGTGGCCGACTGGGACGAGGCGGGTGGGATGGTGGCGCTGGCGGTCGAGACGTTCGGGCGGCTCGACGTGCTGGTCAACAATGCCGGTATCCTGCGCGACAAGATGTTCGCCAACATGAGCCAGGAGGATTGGGACGCCGTGGTGCGCGTGCACCTCAAGGGTCACGCGGCGCCGGCGCACCATGCCATGGCACATTGGCGGGCGGAAGTGAAGGCGGGCCGCGAGGTTGCGGCCTCGGTCGTCAGCACGACGTCGCTGGCGGGGATGCTGGGGAATTTCGGGCAGGCGAACTATGCCTCGGCCAAGATGGCCGTGGTGGGGCTGTCGCATACGCTGGCGCGGGAAGGGGAGCGCTATGGCATCCGCTCGAACGCGGTATCGCCGTCGGCGCGGACGCGGATCGAGGAGAATCTCGGCAATGGCGAGGGCGCGACCTATGACGTGTTCAACCCGGCGAACGTGGCGCCGCTGATCTGCTGGCTGGCAAGGGCGGATTGCCCGGCGACGGGGCAGGTGTTTCATGCCTACGGCCGGCGCATCGAGGTGCTGAACCCGACGGCGATTGCCGTTGACCTGCAATCCGACGAGGATTGGACGGTCGACAGCGTCGGAGAGGCGCTGGCCGACCGGCTGCCGCGGCGGGCGGAGATCACCGATTTCGTGCCGGAGTTCAACAGATGACCCATTTGGCGGTGCCGCGCATATCGGAGCCCTTTCGCGTGTCGACGGCGCGGATGCAGGGGTTTGCGGGCGTGTTCGCAGGCGGGGCGGAATACAACCCGGTCTTCGCCCATGTGCCGGCGATGCAGTCGATGGTCGAGGCGACGCAGGCGGCGTCGGACCGGCCGGGCATTCATGCCGAACATGATTTCGTCTTTCACCGGCCGATGGCGGCCGGGCAGACGCTGGTGACCGAGACGCGGGTGACCGGGGCGGTGTGCATCAGGCCGGGGCTGTTGTGCCGGGTGGTGTCGGTGACGCGGGCGGGCGGAGAGGTGGTGACGACGCAGGTGACGAGCGTGCTTAAGCGGGGCGTCGCGACGTTGCCCGAGGGGTTGAACGCCGACGATGTGCCGGAGCGGCCGGAGATGGAGGATTTCGCGCCCGCTTCAGAGGCGACATTCCGGATTGGGCCTGCCGACGTGGCGGCCTATGCCGAGGCCGCGCGGGATTATGCGCCCTATACGCTGGATGCCGAGGCGGCGCAGGCGATGGGGTTTCCGGGGCCGGTGCTGCACGGGATGGGCACGCTGGGCTATGCCGCGCAGGCGGTGATCGCCGCGTTTGCCGGGGGCGACGGCACGCGGATCAGCAAGCTTGGCGTGCGGTTTGCGCGGCCCCTGGTGGTGGCCGGGGATGTGGACCTGACGGTCGTGATGGAGCGGCGGGGCGATGTCGTGCTGTTCGAGGCGCGGACGGCGGGCGGCGACGTGGTGGCCAACCGGGGTTACGCGGAGGTGGCGGCATGACGGGGCTGATCTCTCATGGCGAGGTGCCGCCGGCGAAATCGGCGGTACCGGAGGACTCGATCATCGCGCTGATGCTGCGCGGGTGTCGCGAGGATCCGTTCCGGCCGCTGGTGATCGTCGAGGACGGGCCGCGCTTTACGCGGAAGGCATTCGAGGACCGGGTCGCGGCATTCGCCGGGCACCTGGCGGACAAGGTGAAGCCGCATGACCGGGTGGTGGTGATGCTGGACAACCGGCTGGAATACCTTGTCGCCTTTTTCGCCATTCTTGCCTGTCGCGGGACGCTGGTGTCGATTTCACCCGATGCCAAGGCGCATGATGCGGGGCATATCCTGCGGGATGCCGAGCCGGTGCTGGTGATTGCGGGGGCGGCGCAGGCGGAGGTTCTGAAAGGTGTCGATGGGCCCGTGCCGGAGGTGCTGGTGGTCGGCGAGCCGGAGCCGGACGGGCTGGTGCCATATGACGCGGCGCCGCTGGATCTGGGCAAGGTCGCGGGTGAGCGCGAGGATATCGCGGCGATCTACTACACCTCGGGCAGCACCGGGGCGCCGAAAGGGTGCATGTTGCACAATGGCTGGTGGCTGAACGTGGTCGATACCGACCTGCGGCTGTTCCCGCGCGGCTGGCAGGACCGGCAGCTGTGCTGTCTGCCGTTCTACTATGCCGATCCAACGATTCAGCTTCTGACCTCGCTGGCGTCGCGGGGCACGATGATCGCGATGCGGCGGTTTTCGGTGTCGCGGTTCTGGGACGTGGTGCGGACGCATGATGCGACCGAGATCCTGTCGATCGCGTCGATCCCGGCGTTGCTGTTGACGGGAGAGCGGAGTGAGGCGGAGCGGGATCACCGCATCCGGTTGGCGATTCACGCAGGGCTGCCGCCGGATATTCACGCCGAGCTGCTGGAGCGTTACGGGTTCGACTGGCTGAACCAGTACGGGCAGACCGAGGGTGGGCTGATTTCCCGTGTGCCGATGGAGGGGTCGGAGCGGTTTACCGGGACCGGCACGATGGGGGTGGAGCCGCCGGGGGTGCAGGTGAAGGTGCTGAACGAGGCGGGCGAAGAGGTGCCCGTTGGCGAGGCGGGCGAGGCCGCGGTGTTTTCCGAGGATGTGTTCCGGGGCTATCTTGGCCGGCCGGAGGCCACCGCCGAGACCATCCGCGACGGCTGGGTGCATACCGGTGACCTGGTGCGGCGGGATGCGAAGGGGCTTTTGTATTTCGTCGGTCGCAAGAAGGAGATCGTGCGCCGGTCGGGCGAGAATATCTCGGGGGCCGAGGTGGAAGCGGTTTTGTCGTCGCATCCGAGGATTGTCGAGGCGGCCGTGATCCCGGTGCCGGACAAGCTGCGGGGGGAAGAAGTGAAGGCCATCCTGTCGGTCAAGGGTGGCGGCGGGCGCGAGGCATTGCCGCCGGACGAGGTGCTGGCGTGGTGCCGCGAGCGGCTGGCCGGGTTCAAGGTGCCAAGGTACCTGGCCTGGCAGGAGGGGGAGTTTCCCCGCCTGCCGTCGATGAAGATCGACCGGCAGGCGCTGCGGCGGGCGCATGATTTCGACGATCCCGGTTTGTGGGACAGGGAGGCAGGCAAATGACGGCTCCCGAGGGATGTGACCTGTTGATCCGGAATGCGACGGTGGTGACGGGCGAGACGGTCTTGCATGACGGTTGGGTTGCGGTGCGCGGTGACCGGATCGTTGGCGTGGGCTCTGGCGAGGCCGCGGCATGGCAGGCCGAGCGGGTGATCGATGGCGAGGGGGGCTTGCTGCACCCCGGCTACGTCGACGGGCATTATCATCTGGGGCTGCATCTGTTGCGGGGGATCCTGCCGGATGTGCCCGATGACCAGCCGATCGGCCCGTTCGGGCGGTGGCTGAGTGCGCTGACGCCGGAGGATGAACTGGTTTCGGCAAGGACGGCGGCGGCCGAGGCGGCGCTGGCCGGGTTCACCGGCATCGTCGAGGCGGGAAGCGCGTTCGATACGGATGCCATGGCCGAGGGCGTGACGGGCGTTGGGCTTCGGGTGACGCTGGCCGCGCCGATGATCTGGGACAGGCCGGGGCCGGAGCCGCTGACGGGCAAGATCGACCGGGCGCCTTGTGACAGCGATCATGCCTTGCGCCACCTGGGCGACGAGCTGCACCGCAATGCCGAAGACGGGCTGGCGCGGGGGCATGTGGCGTATTACGGCACCGGGAGTTCCAGCGAAGAGGTCATGGCCGAGGCTGCACGGCTGGCGCGCGAGGCGGGCGTGCCGATGCATGCGCATCAGAATTTCACGCCAGCGGATGCGGCGGCGGAGAAGGAGCGCTATGGGCGCGATGCTATCGTGCACATGGCCGAGGCCGGGCTGATCGGGCCGGAGACGGTGTTCACACACATGAACGTGCTGAGCGATGCCGAGGTCGAGGCGGTTGTCGAGACCGGCATGGCGCTTGTCTGGCATCCGGCGAACGCGGCCTATTACGGGATATTGGCGCAGGCGCGGTCGCGGTTTCCGGAGCTGGCGCGGCGGGGCGTGGATATCGGGTTCGGCACGGATGTGGCGAAGACATGGGGCTTTGGCGACCTCGGCTTTGCGGCCTTTTTGACCATGCGGGCGGCGGGCGAGGACGTGTCGCCCGAAACGCTTCTGAAGATCTTCACCACGGGCGGGGCGCGGGCGATGGGCCTGTCCGATACCGGTCGGATCGCGGTGGGCCAGCGGGCGGATATCGTGCTGCGCCGGGCCGACCTGCCCGAAGCGATGCCGGAAGGTGACCCCCTGAAACACCTGACCTTGACCCTGAGGACCAAGGGTGTGCGGCATTCCTTCTGTGCGGGGCGCCAGATTGTCGAGGATGGCGCGCTTGTGCGGGCCGACGTGAAAGAGATCGGCGCGGCGGCGCGGGCCACGGCCCGGGGACTGGCCGAGCGGGCCGACCTGAAGCTGCCCGAAAGGGCCGCGCCATGACGGAGGTTGTCTTCGAGAACGTCACCAAGACCTATGGCGCG from the Roseovarius indicus genome contains:
- a CDS encoding SDR family NAD(P)-dependent oxidoreductase yields the protein MSNEQTPSRVAIVTGAGRGLGRAYAMALAQDGVAVVVNDLGGALDGSGKDSGPAAEVVAEIEAAGGQAVASHHDVADWDEAGGMVALAVETFGRLDVLVNNAGILRDKMFANMSQEDWDAVVRVHLKGHAAPAHHAMAHWRAEVKAGREVAASVVSTTSLAGMLGNFGQANYASAKMAVVGLSHTLAREGERYGIRSNAVSPSARTRIEENLGNGEGATYDVFNPANVAPLICWLARADCPATGQVFHAYGRRIEVLNPTAIAVDLQSDEDWTVDSVGEALADRLPRRAEITDFVPEFNR
- a CDS encoding class I adenylate-forming enzyme family protein; the protein is MTGLISHGEVPPAKSAVPEDSIIALMLRGCREDPFRPLVIVEDGPRFTRKAFEDRVAAFAGHLADKVKPHDRVVVMLDNRLEYLVAFFAILACRGTLVSISPDAKAHDAGHILRDAEPVLVIAGAAQAEVLKGVDGPVPEVLVVGEPEPDGLVPYDAAPLDLGKVAGEREDIAAIYYTSGSTGAPKGCMLHNGWWLNVVDTDLRLFPRGWQDRQLCCLPFYYADPTIQLLTSLASRGTMIAMRRFSVSRFWDVVRTHDATEILSIASIPALLLTGERSEAERDHRIRLAIHAGLPPDIHAELLERYGFDWLNQYGQTEGGLISRVPMEGSERFTGTGTMGVEPPGVQVKVLNEAGEEVPVGEAGEAAVFSEDVFRGYLGRPEATAETIRDGWVHTGDLVRRDAKGLLYFVGRKKEIVRRSGENISGAEVEAVLSSHPRIVEAAVIPVPDKLRGEEVKAILSVKGGGGREALPPDEVLAWCRERLAGFKVPRYLAWQEGEFPRLPSMKIDRQALRRAHDFDDPGLWDREAGK
- a CDS encoding MaoC/PaaZ C-terminal domain-containing protein, whose product is MTHLAVPRISEPFRVSTARMQGFAGVFAGGAEYNPVFAHVPAMQSMVEATQAASDRPGIHAEHDFVFHRPMAAGQTLVTETRVTGAVCIRPGLLCRVVSVTRAGGEVVTTQVTSVLKRGVATLPEGLNADDVPERPEMEDFAPASEATFRIGPADVAAYAEAARDYAPYTLDAEAAQAMGFPGPVLHGMGTLGYAAQAVIAAFAGGDGTRISKLGVRFARPLVVAGDVDLTVVMERRGDVVLFEARTAGGDVVANRGYAEVAA
- a CDS encoding amidohydrolase family protein; translation: MTAPEGCDLLIRNATVVTGETVLHDGWVAVRGDRIVGVGSGEAAAWQAERVIDGEGGLLHPGYVDGHYHLGLHLLRGILPDVPDDQPIGPFGRWLSALTPEDELVSARTAAAEAALAGFTGIVEAGSAFDTDAMAEGVTGVGLRVTLAAPMIWDRPGPEPLTGKIDRAPCDSDHALRHLGDELHRNAEDGLARGHVAYYGTGSSSEEVMAEAARLAREAGVPMHAHQNFTPADAAAEKERYGRDAIVHMAEAGLIGPETVFTHMNVLSDAEVEAVVETGMALVWHPANAAYYGILAQARSRFPELARRGVDIGFGTDVAKTWGFGDLGFAAFLTMRAAGEDVSPETLLKIFTTGGARAMGLSDTGRIAVGQRADIVLRRADLPEAMPEGDPLKHLTLTLRTKGVRHSFCAGRQIVEDGALVRADVKEIGAAARATARGLAERADLKLPERAAP